Proteins co-encoded in one Acinetobacter lwoffii genomic window:
- a CDS encoding 2-keto-4-pentenoate hydratase, which yields MSNSAVVESVAQALRSAELSQTAIAPIRPELGGESADVDIAYAVQEVNTERALSEGRRLVGRKIGLTSKVVQAQLGVDQPDFGMLFADMAYGDGEAIPAGLLIQPKVEAEIALVINQDLTKEKHTYADIISATDYALPAIEVVDSRIENWKISLIDTVADNASSAAFVLGSQPVKLEKLDLVNCKMVMTRGEEVVSQGVGKACLANPLNAAVWLADEMVRRGRPLLKGDIILTGALGLMVVAQPGDEFKVEIEGFGSVTAAFAAE from the coding sequence ATGTCGAATTCTGCTGTTGTTGAATCAGTTGCACAAGCACTTCGTAGCGCTGAATTATCACAAACTGCGATTGCACCGATTCGCCCGGAACTTGGCGGTGAAAGTGCTGACGTAGATATCGCCTATGCCGTTCAGGAAGTGAATACCGAGCGTGCTTTGTCTGAAGGTCGCCGTCTGGTGGGTCGTAAAATTGGTTTGACGTCTAAAGTCGTTCAAGCGCAACTGGGTGTAGATCAGCCGGATTTCGGTATGTTATTTGCCGACATGGCCTATGGCGATGGTGAAGCAATTCCAGCTGGCCTTCTGATTCAGCCGAAAGTTGAAGCAGAAATCGCATTGGTGATTAACCAGGATTTAACCAAAGAAAAACACACGTATGCAGACATTATCAGCGCAACTGATTATGCACTGCCTGCAATTGAAGTGGTCGATAGCCGTATCGAAAACTGGAAAATCAGCCTGATTGATACTGTGGCGGATAACGCATCTTCTGCTGCATTTGTCTTGGGTTCTCAGCCGGTTAAGTTAGAAAAACTTGATCTTGTGAACTGCAAGATGGTGATGACGCGCGGTGAGGAAGTCGTTTCTCAAGGCGTGGGTAAAGCATGTCTGGCAAACCCATTGAATGCTGCTGTTTGGCTGGCAGATGAAATGGTACGCCGTGGTCGTCCGCTGTTAAAAGGTGACATCATCTTGACGGGTGCTTTAGGTCTAATGGTTGTGGCGCAACCAGGTGATGAATTCAAAGTTGAAATTGAAGGCTTCGGTTCAGTAACCGCTGCATTCGCTGCTGAATAA
- a CDS encoding Rne/Rng family ribonuclease codes for MKRMLINATHAEEIRVALVTGQRLYDFDLENRTREQKKSNIYKGHVTRVEPSLEAVFVEYGAGRQGFLSMREIANSYYKADPRQTSNIRELITEGTELLVQVEKEERGNKGAALSTFISLAGRYLVLMPNNPKGGGISRQISGSVREELKEMLATLNVPRGMSVIVRTAGIGRSQEELQLDLQHLLDLWAQIQSTASSGPSPMLVHQEAGVVTRAIRDYLRDDVAEILIDSEQAYNEAYNFVKAVMPRQLEKLKTYTLNEPLFAHFAIESQIQTAYEREVKLPSGGSIVIDQTEALVSIDINSAKSTRGSDVEDTALNTNIEAAEEIARQLRLRDIGGLVVIDFIDMTKDRNQRMVEAKLREATQSDRARIQFGQLSRFGLMEMSRQRLRPSLEEATGYVCPRCHGTGMVRDLRSLSLSIMRKVEEIALRERHGEVQVEVPVEIAAFLLNEKRHTLVYLEQTSNVRVTVLPHPHLETPHYEITYNAEGFAPTSYERTEATRSSEKELGYESSEWHLEEEHTHAAAPAPAQQQNNGRNNKRRNQQNQNAQQAPVAQQAPAQAQVAAPASSPCAWLENLFVQKQAATIDQSRTANNAAAAIEQMINGGAVSRGQFGQLSAPVAQPAPQQVSQPAAPASSNAYLAPSTVAQKQERDAEKPAERDERAPRHNNKKPRNPKHKEPREQVQSEASAPQQHQVHEEVVQVSRQEQRHEARENKRNSRRQHHNEPSQQNDVQNNEQQPQQAMPRRDRRNQPRQERPNRHRDPSVLNEQAQQAAPAVVEAPAVNDKQLRVELVDAPSQDVMPTAMVVNIDQAKSEIVALNDNAAVVTPAVEVTAPADAPVEEAAAENVVEAALTAPAEEVVTAEESSAEKPRASNDPRQRRRQQREGQPQQATVQKLTPSQVPTLGQFTIGSLIRHVYGEDCSVLIEQFGLLPTFNRALEKFTKQYNASLVAAATPATEKKPVTRDVQVTVAKVEAEPAPVLDLTPPKPVSDKRVANDPRERRRLAKQAAEQALQQAKQQAKVETAPAIETAPEAPVAAEAQAESAEAAATETPVATEIAIEETVNAQPAEQATETTAPVDAAPAEAAPVTEAQPEDAAPVEANAESEAPVTEAQDQAEVTTEDTEASEAEKAEKQAARPRRPRGRPPKKANTATES; via the coding sequence ATGAAACGTATGTTGATTAATGCAACACATGCCGAAGAAATTCGCGTTGCACTTGTCACTGGTCAGCGTCTTTACGATTTTGATTTAGAAAATCGTACCCGTGAACAAAAAAAATCCAATATCTACAAAGGTCACGTGACTCGCGTTGAACCTTCTTTAGAAGCTGTATTCGTTGAATACGGTGCAGGTCGCCAAGGCTTCCTGTCAATGCGTGAAATCGCAAATTCATATTACAAAGCCGACCCTCGCCAAACTTCAAATATCCGTGAACTGATCACTGAAGGCACCGAACTTCTGGTTCAGGTGGAAAAAGAAGAGCGTGGCAACAAAGGCGCTGCCCTGTCTACTTTTATCTCACTTGCTGGCCGTTATTTGGTATTAATGCCAAACAACCCGAAAGGTGGTGGTATCAGCCGTCAGATTTCCGGTTCAGTGCGTGAAGAACTGAAAGAAATGCTGGCAACACTGAACGTGCCACGTGGTATGAGCGTGATTGTGCGTACTGCCGGGATTGGCCGTTCACAAGAAGAATTGCAACTCGACTTACAGCACTTGTTAGACCTTTGGGCACAAATCCAGAGCACGGCAAGTTCAGGCCCATCGCCAATGCTGGTACATCAGGAAGCGGGTGTGGTAACACGTGCCATTCGTGACTACCTGCGTGATGATGTTGCTGAAATCCTGATTGACTCAGAACAAGCCTATAACGAAGCCTATAACTTCGTAAAAGCGGTAATGCCACGTCAGTTAGAAAAACTGAAAACTTATACCTTAAATGAACCTTTATTCGCGCATTTCGCGATTGAAAGTCAAATTCAAACCGCTTATGAACGTGAAGTAAAACTTCCTTCGGGCGGTTCGATCGTGATCGACCAAACTGAAGCTTTAGTGTCAATTGACATTAACTCAGCAAAATCGACTCGCGGTAGCGACGTTGAAGACACCGCGTTGAACACCAACATTGAAGCGGCAGAAGAAATCGCGCGTCAATTACGTTTACGCGATATCGGTGGCCTGGTGGTGATCGACTTTATCGACATGACCAAAGACCGCAACCAGCGTATGGTGGAAGCGAAGCTACGCGAAGCTACGCAAAGTGACCGTGCCCGTATTCAGTTCGGTCAATTGTCACGTTTTGGTTTGATGGAAATGAGCCGTCAACGTCTGCGTCCTTCTCTTGAAGAAGCGACTGGCTACGTTTGCCCACGCTGTCATGGCACCGGTATGGTCCGTGATCTTCGTTCTTTATCACTTTCGATTATGCGTAAAGTGGAAGAAATCGCGCTACGTGAACGTCATGGTGAAGTTCAAGTCGAAGTTCCAGTCGAAATTGCTGCCTTCTTATTGAATGAAAAACGTCACACCTTGGTCTATTTAGAACAGACTTCAAATGTACGTGTGACTGTGTTGCCTCACCCGCATCTGGAAACACCGCATTATGAAATCACTTATAATGCCGAAGGCTTTGCACCAACCAGCTATGAACGTACTGAAGCAACTCGTTCAAGTGAAAAAGAGTTGGGCTATGAGTCATCTGAATGGCATTTAGAAGAAGAACATACGCATGCTGCTGCCCCAGCGCCTGCTCAACAGCAAAACAACGGCAGAAACAATAAACGCCGTAACCAGCAAAACCAAAATGCACAGCAAGCACCTGTTGCGCAACAAGCTCCTGCCCAAGCACAAGTTGCGGCTCCTGCATCTAGCCCATGTGCCTGGTTAGAAAACCTGTTTGTTCAAAAACAGGCAGCGACTATTGATCAATCGCGTACTGCCAACAATGCAGCTGCAGCAATTGAACAAATGATCAATGGCGGTGCGGTGAGCCGTGGTCAGTTCGGTCAATTGTCTGCACCAGTGGCACAACCTGCGCCACAGCAAGTGTCTCAACCTGCTGCTCCGGCAAGCAGCAATGCCTACCTTGCACCATCGACTGTAGCGCAAAAACAGGAACGTGATGCTGAGAAACCGGCAGAGCGTGATGAAAGAGCGCCGCGTCATAACAATAAAAAACCACGCAATCCGAAGCACAAAGAACCGCGTGAGCAGGTTCAGTCTGAAGCTTCCGCTCCTCAGCAACATCAGGTGCATGAAGAAGTGGTTCAGGTATCTCGTCAAGAGCAACGTCATGAAGCACGTGAAAACAAGCGTAATTCTCGCCGTCAGCATCACAATGAGCCATCTCAGCAAAATGATGTTCAAAACAATGAGCAACAGCCACAACAGGCAATGCCACGTCGTGACCGCCGTAACCAGCCACGTCAGGAACGTCCAAATCGCCACCGCGATCCAAGCGTGCTGAATGAGCAGGCTCAACAAGCAGCACCTGCAGTCGTTGAAGCGCCAGCAGTCAATGACAAACAGCTTCGTGTTGAGTTGGTCGATGCACCAAGTCAAGACGTGATGCCAACAGCCATGGTCGTGAATATTGACCAGGCGAAAAGCGAAATCGTGGCATTGAATGACAATGCTGCAGTTGTAACGCCAGCGGTTGAAGTTACTGCACCGGCAGATGCGCCAGTTGAAGAAGCCGCTGCTGAAAATGTAGTAGAAGCTGCACTGACAGCACCTGCTGAAGAAGTTGTGACAGCGGAAGAATCAAGTGCTGAAAAACCTCGTGCCAGCAACGATCCGCGTCAGCGTCGTCGTCAGCAACGTGAAGGACAGCCTCAACAGGCTACAGTTCAAAAGTTGACTCCGTCACAAGTACCAACTTTGGGTCAGTTCACTATTGGTAGCCTGATTCGCCATGTTTATGGTGAAGACTGCTCCGTACTGATTGAACAGTTTGGTTTATTGCCAACCTTCAACCGTGCTCTAGAGAAGTTCACAAAACAGTACAACGCGAGTCTGGTGGCTGCAGCAACGCCTGCCACAGAGAAAAAACCGGTCACCCGTGATGTTCAAGTGACCGTAGCCAAGGTTGAAGCAGAGCCTGCTCCAGTTCTGGACCTGACTCCACCAAAACCGGTGTCGGACAAACGTGTCGCAAACGATCCACGTGAGCGTCGCCGTCTGGCTAAGCAGGCTGCAGAACAGGCCCTACAACAAGCCAAGCAACAGGCTAAAGTAGAAACAGCTCCGGCAATTGAAACTGCGCCAGAAGCACCTGTAGCAGCAGAAGCGCAAGCAGAGTCTGCTGAAGCAGCGGCAACTGAAACTCCAGTAGCCACTGAAA
- a CDS encoding HAD-IA family hydrolase, translated as MNSPVKLVIFDWDGTLFDSVGQIVASLQFAAQQFQQPLTDADAKSIIGLGLPEVAQRLFPTVPELHTDILQAYSDHYVANSSGDSWFEGVAHMLADLQQQGVKLAVATGKSRKGLDRVLKQTNSEELFVSTRAASETHSKPHPLMLEEILAETGVQAEHAIMVGDTSYDLEMAQNIAMPSVGVSYGVHEPELLAQFNPVCIVDDVAALHSALLAKVQWKQAV; from the coding sequence ATGAACTCACCTGTAAAATTGGTCATTTTCGATTGGGATGGCACTTTATTTGATTCAGTGGGTCAAATCGTGGCGAGTTTGCAGTTTGCCGCACAGCAGTTTCAGCAGCCGTTAACGGATGCAGATGCGAAAAGTATTATTGGACTGGGTTTACCTGAAGTTGCACAGCGTTTATTCCCGACAGTACCAGAATTACATACGGATATTTTGCAGGCTTATTCCGATCACTATGTTGCCAACTCATCAGGAGATTCCTGGTTTGAAGGCGTAGCGCACATGCTCGCAGATTTACAGCAGCAAGGCGTGAAGCTGGCAGTAGCCACAGGGAAAAGCCGTAAAGGTCTGGATCGTGTATTAAAACAGACGAACAGTGAAGAGCTGTTTGTGAGTACGCGCGCAGCCAGCGAAACCCATTCTAAACCTCATCCACTCATGTTAGAAGAAATTCTGGCGGAAACCGGTGTGCAGGCTGAACATGCGATTATGGTCGGTGATACGTCTTATGATCTGGAAATGGCGCAAAATATTGCCATGCCAAGCGTTGGGGTAAGTTATGGTGTGCATGAACCTGAACTTTTAGCACAATTTAATCCAGTCTGTATCGTGGATGATGTGGCTGCTTTGCATAGCGCTTTGTTGGCTAAAGTCCAATGGAAACAAGCAGTTTAA
- a CDS encoding acetaldehyde dehydrogenase (acetylating), with the protein MKKIKCAMIGPGNIGTDLLYKLQRSEWLEPVWMVGIDPTSEGLARAAKMGLKTTAEGVDGLLPHVIADDIKIAFDATSAYVHAENSRKLNELGVLMIDLTPAAIGPFCVPPVNLEALLQAGEVPNVNMVTCGGQATIPMVAAVSRVQPVEYGEIIATVSTKSVGPGTRKNIDEFTRTTAGAIEKVGGAKQGKAIIIINPAEPPLMMRDTVHCLVEGEPDQAAITESVHAMIKEVQKYVPGYKLVNGPVFDGNRVSIYLEVEGLGDFLPKYAGNLDIMTAAAARTAEMFAEHVFNTAEA; encoded by the coding sequence ATGAAAAAGATTAAATGTGCAATGATCGGTCCAGGGAATATTGGTACGGATTTGCTTTATAAATTACAACGCAGCGAATGGTTAGAGCCTGTTTGGATGGTGGGGATTGACCCGACTTCTGAAGGTTTGGCGCGTGCTGCGAAAATGGGTTTAAAAACCACAGCTGAAGGCGTTGATGGTCTTCTTCCTCATGTGATTGCTGATGACATCAAAATTGCATTCGACGCAACTTCTGCCTATGTCCATGCTGAAAACAGCCGCAAGCTGAATGAACTTGGCGTGTTGATGATCGACTTAACGCCTGCTGCGATTGGTCCATTTTGTGTACCACCAGTCAACCTTGAAGCATTACTACAAGCGGGCGAAGTACCAAACGTGAACATGGTGACATGTGGCGGTCAGGCAACGATTCCGATGGTGGCTGCGGTTTCTCGCGTTCAACCTGTTGAATACGGCGAAATCATTGCAACCGTATCGACTAAGTCGGTTGGTCCGGGAACGCGTAAAAACATTGATGAATTCACACGTACTACTGCAGGTGCCATTGAGAAAGTCGGCGGCGCGAAACAAGGTAAAGCGATCATCATCATTAACCCGGCTGAGCCACCTCTAATGATGCGTGATACTGTTCACTGTCTAGTAGAAGGTGAGCCGGATCAGGCAGCGATTACTGAATCTGTACATGCCATGATCAAGGAAGTTCAAAAATACGTACCAGGTTACAAGCTGGTAAATGGTCCGGTATTTGATGGCAACCGTGTATCAATTTACTTGGAAGTTGAAGGTCTGGGTGACTTCCTGCCGAAATATGCAGGTAACCTGGATATTATGACTGCAGCAGCTGCACGTACTGCAGAAATGTTTGCAGAACACGTGTTCAACACCGCTGAAGCTTAA
- a CDS encoding OprD family outer membrane porin yields the protein MRRHNLWIAMLAATATLGTTATNADFIDDSNVQLKFKNFYLDRQYQDDYSSRNWGSWSQGVTLDAKSGYHDIGGGVQVGADVLVQHAVKLNGRDKNPDWVLPHDGKESKDHFGKVGATLKAKVSQTELKVGELLPVSPVLVFDPSRQLLTTYSGAWLESKDLKDTKLTLAYIDGINNRYDNQFRDLTKFAPPSFYDTGAEADGMWIAGIDHQLTKEVGASYWYADVQDIYQQHYLGVNYKTALGEKTKLDSHIRYFDNSESGDKLYGEIDNQALSVAAKVNHGAHSVGVGYQQMFGDSAFPTLGGWVPQPYLANWGVATFTAPEEKSWSVSYGYDFSEMGAKGLNATAVYFKGYDQKGTGAYQGQNFNTDEVNAIVNYTVPEGKLKGLGVQAMYIDVNFANPAKPDLQEYRVATTYTHKF from the coding sequence ATGCGTCGTCACAATTTATGGATTGCAATGCTTGCTGCGACAGCAACTTTAGGGACAACTGCAACGAATGCAGACTTTATTGACGACAGCAATGTTCAACTCAAATTTAAAAACTTTTATCTAGACCGTCAGTATCAAGATGACTATTCATCACGTAACTGGGGTTCTTGGTCACAAGGCGTGACTCTGGATGCCAAATCGGGTTATCACGATATCGGTGGTGGTGTGCAGGTCGGTGCTGATGTACTGGTGCAACATGCAGTCAAACTCAATGGCCGTGATAAAAATCCGGACTGGGTTTTACCGCACGATGGCAAAGAATCAAAAGACCATTTCGGTAAAGTCGGCGCGACCTTAAAAGCCAAAGTTTCACAAACTGAGCTGAAAGTCGGCGAGTTATTGCCGGTATCTCCAGTCTTGGTATTCGATCCATCCCGTCAGTTATTAACGACTTATAGTGGCGCTTGGTTAGAGTCTAAAGACCTTAAGGATACCAAGTTAACTCTGGCGTATATTGATGGTATTAACAACCGTTATGACAACCAGTTCCGTGATTTAACTAAATTTGCTCCACCAAGTTTCTATGATACGGGTGCTGAAGCTGATGGCATGTGGATTGCGGGTATAGATCACCAACTCACGAAAGAAGTAGGTGCTAGTTACTGGTATGCCGATGTTCAAGACATTTATCAACAGCATTATCTGGGGGTAAATTACAAAACTGCGCTTGGTGAAAAAACCAAATTAGATAGCCATATCCGTTACTTCGATAACTCGGAGTCAGGTGACAAGCTGTATGGTGAGATCGATAACCAGGCATTATCTGTCGCTGCAAAAGTGAATCATGGTGCACATAGCGTAGGTGTGGGTTACCAGCAAATGTTTGGTGATAGTGCATTCCCGACATTGGGTGGCTGGGTGCCACAGCCTTATCTGGCGAACTGGGGGGTAGCGACCTTTACCGCACCAGAAGAAAAGTCATGGAGTGTTTCTTATGGCTATGACTTCTCTGAAATGGGTGCAAAAGGCCTAAACGCAACAGCAGTATATTTCAAAGGTTATGATCAGAAAGGTACTGGGGCGTATCAAGGTCAGAACTTCAATACGGATGAAGTGAATGCCATCGTGAACTACACTGTGCCAGAAGGTAAATTAAAAGGTTTGGGTGTACAGGCGATGTATATTGATGTGAATTTTGCCAATCCAGCAAAACCAGACCTGCAAGAATACCGTGTCGCCACCACTTATACCCATAAATTCTAA
- the dmpG gene encoding 4-hydroxy-2-oxovalerate aldolase, with product MSKIIVHDMTLRDGMHPQRHQTTVEQMIAISTALDDAGVPLIEVTHGDGLGGSSVNYGFAAATDEEYLSAVVPRMKNAKISALLLPGIGTVDHLKMAHEIGVSTMRVATHCTEADCSEQHITAARKLEMDTVGFLMLAHMASPEKLLEEANKMVSYGANCIYVTDSAGYMLPQDVIDRVGHLRQHLDPSIELGFHGHHNLGMGVSNTVAAVQAGAVRVDLASAGLGAGAGNTPLELFIAVANRMGMDTGVDLFKVQDVAEDLVIPMMHNPIRADRDAATLGYAGVYSSFLLFAKRAEAKYGVSAREILMELGRRGTVGGQEDMIEDLALTMSKARELQA from the coding sequence ATGTCTAAGATTATTGTTCATGATATGACTTTACGTGATGGTATGCACCCGCAGCGCCATCAAACGACTGTTGAGCAAATGATTGCAATTTCAACAGCACTTGATGATGCTGGCGTACCTTTAATTGAAGTAACACACGGTGATGGCCTTGGCGGTTCATCAGTGAACTACGGTTTTGCTGCTGCAACAGATGAAGAATATTTGTCTGCTGTTGTGCCACGTATGAAAAATGCAAAAATTTCTGCATTGCTTTTACCTGGTATCGGTACGGTTGACCATTTGAAAATGGCACATGAAATTGGTGTCTCTACCATGCGTGTGGCGACGCATTGTACTGAAGCGGATTGTTCTGAGCAGCACATCACCGCTGCACGTAAACTAGAAATGGACACCGTCGGTTTCTTAATGTTGGCGCATATGGCATCTCCTGAAAAATTGCTTGAAGAAGCAAACAAGATGGTGTCTTACGGTGCAAACTGTATTTACGTGACAGATTCAGCGGGTTATATGCTTCCGCAGGACGTGATCGACCGTGTGGGTCACTTACGTCAACACTTGGATCCAAGTATTGAGCTTGGTTTCCACGGTCACCACAACTTAGGCATGGGTGTATCGAATACTGTTGCTGCGGTTCAAGCAGGTGCGGTACGTGTTGATTTGGCGTCTGCAGGTTTAGGTGCTGGTGCGGGTAATACACCACTCGAATTGTTTATCGCTGTGGCAAACCGTATGGGTATGGACACTGGTGTTGACTTGTTTAAAGTACAAGACGTTGCTGAAGATCTGGTGATTCCAATGATGCACAACCCGATCCGTGCCGACCGTGATGCGGCAACTTTAGGTTATGCCGGTGTTTACTCTTCATTCCTGTTGTTTGCTAAACGCGCTGAAGCGAAATATGGCGTATCTGCGCGTGAAATCCTGATGGAACTTGGTCGCCGTGGTACGGTTGGTGGTCAGGAAGACATGATTGAAGACCTGGCATTAACCATGTCTAAAGCGCGTGAGTTACAAGCTTAA
- a CDS encoding alpha/beta fold hydrolase, with protein MSTVQIPDYQTDPFFGLEDKWIETAEGELTHYHEIGEGTPILFLHGSGTGVSAAANWWLNLPQIGEQARCIAIDTIGYGQTVVAPGTEYGIRAWVDHAIRTLDALGIEKTWLVGNSLGGWLAFQMALDYPDRILGIVSMGTGGAKQTAALKAHANPVLTEEGIKKTLSMFVVNKDLITDELVKVRFASAANDYASNRLMDVVGARDRDRFEFPLDFEKMKDITVPVLLIHGTQDVVIPVSRTWDILNIVPNADAHIFSQCGHWSQVEKADEFNTVIKNYLAVHGVK; from the coding sequence ATGAGCACTGTTCAAATCCCTGACTATCAAACAGATCCATTCTTTGGCTTAGAAGACAAATGGATTGAAACCGCTGAAGGCGAGTTGACCCATTACCACGAAATTGGTGAAGGTACGCCTATTCTATTTTTACACGGTTCAGGTACAGGTGTATCGGCCGCGGCAAACTGGTGGTTAAACCTACCACAAATTGGCGAGCAAGCGCGTTGTATCGCGATTGATACCATTGGTTATGGCCAAACTGTGGTTGCACCGGGTACTGAATATGGTATCCGTGCCTGGGTAGATCATGCGATCCGTACGCTAGATGCTTTGGGTATCGAAAAAACCTGGTTGGTCGGTAACTCTCTGGGTGGCTGGTTAGCATTCCAGATGGCATTGGATTATCCAGATCGTATTTTGGGTATCGTGTCTATGGGTACGGGCGGTGCGAAACAGACAGCTGCACTTAAAGCTCACGCAAACCCAGTTCTTACAGAAGAAGGAATCAAGAAAACCCTTTCTATGTTTGTCGTAAACAAAGACCTGATTACTGATGAACTGGTAAAAGTACGTTTTGCTTCTGCTGCAAATGACTATGCATCAAATCGTTTAATGGATGTGGTTGGCGCACGTGACCGTGACCGTTTCGAATTCCCATTAGACTTCGAAAAAATGAAAGACATTACTGTGCCTGTACTATTGATTCATGGTACGCAAGACGTGGTGATTCCGGTTTCTCGTACTTGGGACATCCTGAACATCGTGCCAAATGCTGATGCACATATCTTCAGCCAATGCGGTCACTGGTCTCAAGTTGAAAAAGCAGATGAGTTCAACACTGTGATCAAAAACTACCTGGCTGTTCACGGCGTAAAATAA
- a CDS encoding RluA family pseudouridine synthase → MNSTQQWQNVTWFEVDEHQDGQRIDNFLFSRLKGVPKSRIYRLIREGQVRVNKKRIKAETKLAIGDQIRVAPIRYEQKDESAAPVSDKVAQGLLARVIYEDEGLMVVNKPSGIAVHGGSGVAYGLIEGLRAATGKKYLELIHRIDRDTSGLVMISKKRSVLKTLQDMLREHKIKKTYAAVVKGQVSLDKQLIDAPLHRYELANGERRVCVSPKEGKESKTQWNVQERFMHATLVYASPLSGRTHQIRVHGLSIGHPLVGDEKYGHETEYRGPKPRRLCLHAMRLDIPGYPAIEAPLPEDMQSLVAQLRAQKADKPAAQ, encoded by the coding sequence ATGAATTCTACGCAACAATGGCAAAACGTCACTTGGTTTGAAGTGGATGAACATCAAGATGGACAACGCATCGATAATTTCCTGTTTAGTCGTCTGAAAGGTGTGCCAAAAAGCCGTATCTATCGTCTGATTCGTGAAGGCCAGGTTCGCGTTAATAAAAAACGCATTAAAGCAGAAACCAAACTCGCAATCGGTGACCAGATTCGCGTTGCGCCGATTCGCTATGAACAAAAAGATGAATCTGCTGCACCTGTTTCCGACAAAGTGGCACAAGGCTTATTGGCCCGTGTGATTTATGAAGATGAAGGTTTGATGGTCGTGAATAAACCTTCCGGGATTGCTGTGCATGGTGGTAGCGGTGTGGCCTATGGCCTGATTGAAGGCTTGCGTGCAGCGACTGGTAAAAAGTATCTGGAACTGATTCACCGGATTGACCGTGATACTTCCGGTTTGGTGATGATTTCTAAAAAGCGTAGCGTGTTGAAAACATTACAAGATATGTTACGTGAACATAAAATCAAAAAAACCTATGCGGCTGTGGTAAAAGGGCAGGTCAGTCTGGATAAACAGTTGATTGATGCACCTTTACATCGTTATGAGCTGGCCAATGGTGAACGTCGTGTCTGTGTGTCCCCGAAAGAAGGTAAAGAGTCTAAAACCCAGTGGAATGTGCAGGAACGTTTTATGCATGCCACACTGGTATATGCATCTCCGCTTTCTGGTCGTACCCATCAGATTCGTGTTCATGGTTTGAGTATTGGCCATCCGTTAGTAGGCGATGAAAAGTATGGGCATGAAACAGAATATCGTGGGCCAAAACCACGCCGTTTGTGTTTACATGCAATGCGTCTGGACATTCCGGGCTATCCAGCAATTGAAGCACCATTGCCAGAAGATATGCAGAGTCTGGTGGCGCAGTTAAGAGCGCAGAAAGCGGATAAACCGGCTGCCCAATAA